CTGATTCCCAGACCGCTTCATCGATGTTATTGCCTGCCATCTTCATCTGATAGGAATTGGTGAGCAGCGTGATGGTGTCACTCTCTTTCACAGGTTCAATCGCAATCGGCTCTATATCTTGGAGTACCTGATTCGGGTTATAGGAAATCCCGATATCCGTACACTGCTGTACCAGTGCTAGACGGAAATTGTTCGTTAACGTTACGATGTCGTCTTTTTGTTTAGCCAAAGCCTTCTGTGCAGACTGCACAGCATCAAGAGAAGCCAAGCCCTGCTGCTCCAGCATGGATGCGCGCCTTAGCTCCTTTTCGATGACCAATTGGTACTCCTGCATAAAATCAAGCTGCTTCTTTTGGCCAAGGAGCTGCGCATACTGTGCGATCATCATCAGGCGGATCCCCGCTTCCGCTTCATCCGATTGCAATAAAGAGTTCCGCTGATCGGTGTCGAGCTGATGCACGGCCGTACTCATCTGTGCTCGCTGTGAGCTGATGATGGTATTCATCCCTCCAGCCAAAGCGCCCAAGCCCTGAAGCATTTGATTCATGGCCGTGTTCTGCATAATGGTCCAAGACAATTCCACCGGATCTGTAATCGCAGGCAGGCCGGGCGTATTGGCAATCTCATCAGGGGTATTCGGCAGGTGTGCGGGTGTGAAGGAAGGGCTGCCCATATTGTCAAGCTGCTCCTGGAGATCCCCTTTTCTTACTGCCTTGCGCTGCATATTTTAATGTAAGCATGGCGAGGTTGTGCGAATTCTTCAAGGCACGGTCCAGCACCTCATTCAGATTCAAGGTGTCGACTGTATCCAGCGATTCGGAGAATACGTAAACATTCTGGTTAGGATCGTCGTCATCGATACTCCCTGTGGTATCCGCGTAAAGAACAGGCTGCATCGCTGTAAATATCAGGAATGCAGCGGATAAGGAGATAAGCGTTTTTTTCATAGCTGTCGCATCCTTCTGTATAGAATCATGCCGATAGGTTGGTCCCCTGATGAAGGGCATGGACACTGTCTGCTTCGGCGTCTACTGTTTGTTTTTTGGAAAATACAACGAACCTCGTTAGCAGCAAAGCGATGAAATACGTTATCGTACCTGTTAAAACCAGTGCAACGCAATCCTTCCAAATCACCGTAAAATCATTGCCTTTGATAAAAATATTGCGGACACCGTCCAGAAAGTAAGTCAGAGGCAGCATGTGTCCGACAACTTGCAGCGCTTTGGGCATCGCTTCAAACGGCCAGGTGAATCCGGAGAGCATAAAGGAAGGCACTGCGATCAGCATGGCTGTCTGGGTGGAGCCGAGCTGATTGCCCGAGAACAAGCTGATCAAGTAGCCGATTCCGCTTACGGCGAAGGTGAAGCTTACGATTACGGCAGCTCCGGTAAGCAGGCTGCCGCCCATCGGGGCTTCAAATACATAGAGCGCGACTACAAACGCCACGGCGGTATTGCATAGATTTATTAAAAAATAGGGAGCCGTTTTGGCATAGGCGATCCTCCAGGGATTCCGTTTCCACTGAGCAAAGCGCTCCCACGTGCCGTTGTCCTTATCCCTTGTTATGGTTAAAGCAATGCCCAGAAACAGCACCTGCTGCAAAATGGCTCCCATCAAGCCGTACAGCATAAAGTCGCTGTAGTTAAAGGTAGAATTATACATAATCCGGTACCGGTACGGGATCGGAGATAAGGTATTCATCACCTGCTCGTCTTGCAGGCCCTGCTGAAGCTGCAGCTTTTTCATGGAATAGCCCATGCTAAAGGTCGTAATGACTTCATTCGCACCCTTAGTGGCGGAATTTGAAATCATCATGTTGCTGCCGTCAATCAGTGTTAGTAGAGGAAGCGTCTCGCCATGCTTCAATCTCGCTTCAAAATCACTCGGTATCACAAGACCCACCTTGGCTGAGCCTGTGGCCAGCGCCTGCTTGACTTCTTCTTCCGTATGAAGCTCTTTCGTAACTTGAAAGGATTCACTCTCTTCGAAGGCTTGAATGACTTGCCGGCTAAGGGGGCTCTGATCCTGATCGAGCACAACCGTTGCCATCCCGGTGACCTTATGATGAACATAGATCGAGCCAAACAAGAGTGTATACATAATAGGAACAAGGAATAAGATCGCAAACAAACGGCGGTCCTTAATAATGTGCATCCATTCTTCAGCGATTAGCTTGCCGACACGAAGCTCCATGATTCATCACCCTTCCGATCTGCCGTTCCATATGAGTGTCATGCCTGTCGGCGTATGCTCCGGCAAGCTGCCTAGCTCCACCTTAATGCCGAATGATCGAATATCGGTCTCTCCTGCGCTCTGAGTGGCCTTCTTGATGGCAAAATCCGGAGCCGCCGCAACGGTAGACACCGTTCCTTCAAGCTTCTCGCCTGTAGCCAGCATCGTCATGCTGATCTTATCCCCGGCCTTAAGCCCTGCTAGGGAAGTCTCGGGCATATAAAATTTGGCCCAGCGCCCTTCCACTGACTGCATCGTGAACACCGGGAAGCCGGAACCAACAAGCTCGCCAACCTGCGCGGACTGGGACAGGATGACACCATCACTCGGTGCGAGCAGCTCGGTATAGCTGAGGTAGGTTTCCGCCTCCAGCTGTGCGGCCTTTGCCTGATTCTCCGCGGACTCGGCGGATTGAATCGCTCCGTGCGCCTGCTGTACAGCCGCTTCCGCTGCGGCGACGTCGCCCTGTCTCACTTTCACGGTCTCACGATTCGCTTCCGCCAATGACAAAGCAGCTTTCGCCTGCTCCAGCAGCGCTTCTGCTCCCCGGATCTCTTCCTCACGTGGACCTTGTGTCGCCATATTGAGCTGCTGCTCTGCGAGGTCCCGTTTCATCTTAGCCTCCTGGTAGCTGGCTTTCACTTTATCTATATCCGCTTGCGCAACAAGACCCTCTTCAAGCATCGCATTCAACCGGCCGAGGTTCTGCTCTGCAAGAAGAAATACCTCTTGCGCGGCTTGATACTGAATCTCCGCCTGCTTCTTCTCTTCAGGCCGTGCGCCATTGTGCAGCCCGTCGACTTTAGCCTGCGCCGCCTTCACGGCAGCCTGTGCCTGAGCGACCTGCTGCTCGGCCGTATCAGCAGTCACCGCTACGCCCGCGATTCCCTGCTGCTTCTTGGCCTCTGCTGTCGCACTCGCCCCCTTGGCCTCAGCAATCTTGCCCTGCGCGAGAGCTACAGCCGCTTTGGCCTGCTCCACCTTTGCAGCGATCTCATCGCTTTGCAGCCGTGCGAGCACCTGGCCCTTTTTCACAGCATCTCCTTCCTTCACAAGGATTTCCGTAACCCGTCCTCCTACCTTGAAGCTCGCGCTGACTTCATTTGCTTCAATATAAGCCGTTGGATGTGTTTGATTAGCTGCTTCTGTCTGGCTTACCGCTTCTTTGGATGTTAATAAAAACGCACTAGCCCCGATGACAGCCGCCATACCTATATAGACCATCGGTCGAATAAATCGCATACATATGCCTCCATCTCGATATCATGATGTACTTCATTCCGAAATTATGAAATTGCCAACCCATTCATCAAATATAGATTGAGCAGCTCCGAGATTTTCTCATCTGTTAATGGCGGTTCGTGCTGCTCCCAGTCAAACACAAGAGCAACATACATTTTAAACACAATAAAGGCCGTAATCTTAGGATCGCAAGGTTTCATGGATCCACTCGACACGGCACGTTCAATGTGCTGGCTCATGAAATCAATTACTTCCCGTTCAATACTGGTCAAGGCCTGCTGGGCAACTTGATTGCCGTATTGCTGCACTTCATGTGACAGCTGGATTAAAAGCTCGTGCTCTTTCCTGAACAGCAAAATCCCATAGATGGCTCTATGGATTCTTTCGTGCGTGGTTTGCTCTTGATCAATCGCCTGCTGCGCGACAGCTTTCATCTCTGCTACAAGTGACTGAACAATCGCGTGAAGGAGCACCTCTTTATTTTCAAAGAAGGTATAAATTGTAGCCTTGCCTACACCTGCAATCTTGGCGATTTGATCCATCGTCGTTCCTTTATATCCGAACAGGGAGAACGATTTTTTCGCCGATTCCATGATCAATATTTGTTTGGCATCCATGTCTATGCTCACTCTCCGTCAGAACTAAAATACTATTTCAGTTTTATGTTCGGTTATTAATTTACCATGTATGATTTCATTTATCAATAACTTTCCTTGGAAAAATCAGCATCTCCTTTTTAGCAGGATTTCCATGAGCGTTGTAGTAATACTACCTATAGAATTGACCATTGGAGGAAAATCATGAGTGACTGCATGAACTGCAATCGAGTAGAACCGATTCAAGATACAGGCTATGTATGGCTGCGGCCATCCGCTGCTTTTGCACTGAATAAAATGGAGCAACTAGGTGCCAGTCATGACTTCTGCGCCCATTCCGGCAGTAAAGCATACTATTTGCACTATGAACATAAAGAAACCTTGTTGGATGTCTTCGCCACTTTGCGGCGCATCTGCACCCCTGAGGATATTAAAGAGGTTTCCATGCTTCTTACGACTAGCCCTGATCTTGAACCGCCGCAAACAGGATGGCTGCATATGGATACTTATTTCTCCAGGATGCAGCATCACGACCTTGTTAGCATTATTCAGGCCAAACGGTTTGCCAGCTATATGCAGCCAATCGCAGCCACGGAGAGCAACACAGTTTACGGGTATGAATTCTTGCTTCGCCCCGCACCGGACGGACAAGCGTTCCAGCCCTATCAATTATTTCAAGTGGCTCAAGAGACGGGATTGCATTCATTCCTCGACCGGGCAGCTCGCATCTCGGCCATTGAAACCAGTCACGCTCATCTCCCTAAGGGGTTGAAAAGATTTATTAATTTTTTACCGTCTTCGATTTATAATCCGAATTACTGTTTGAGCCACACGTTTGAGGCTATTCAGCGGTTTGATCTGGATCCGGCGGATTTTGTATTTGAGGTTGTAGAAACGGAGCATATTGCGAGCGTGAATCATTTGCGCAGCATTTTTGAGGTATATAAACGGGCAGGCATTCAGGTAGCGTTGGATGATGTGGGCGCAGGTTATTCCACCATCGACGTCTTGAACGAACTGAAGCCCGATTTTGTGAAAATTGACCGTGATCTGATCGACGGCTGTGACCTTGACCTCTCCAAGCAGCATAAAATTAAGCAAATCGTGAAGGCTTCTTCTGCTTTCGGCGCTAAAGTGCTGGCGGAGGGAATGGAGCGAAAGGAAGAGTGGGAATTCTGCAAAATGGCCGGGATTCCTCTCGCGCAGGGCTACTTGATCGGCAAGCCTTCTGCGGAAAAACTGCAATCTGATGTGATCGTGATCGCGTAACGATAAACAGGACCCGGTGTCTTTTCACCGGGTCCTCAGTTTGTTCATCAAGTGAAAATGAAGATCTCCGAAGTGTTCGGAGAAGCGTAGCACTCTCTTAGAAAAGCTACTTAAGATCAGATCCAAGCTTTCAAGCTGATTTGCTTCATGAAATCCTCTCGGGACTGTACTTCCTTGCCCGTCTCCGCTTGTTCATCTGTTTCTTCACCATTCATAATACGGCGGAACAGTTCCTCATTCTTCGTAGCAAGCGCATAGTCAATCAAGGCTTCCCGCTCAATGCGCTCCGCTTCCTCCTGCAGCAGGACTTCTTCCAGTTCTATATCTGACGCAGGCACGTAATAATGCTTGTTATCCTTCGGCACTCGGATGACGTAATCAAATACATTATCCGCATTCCGGTCGTATGCAATTAAATAACCATATTGTCCGATTGGCAGATTCTGTTCCAAACTATCTGCAATCACGATAACTTTCTCACCTAGACGAAGCATTGCAACTCCCCCATTCCCATGAAGCCTGGCAGCTTTCAGCATGTCGAAACTTGCTAGTATATAAATCTATGAATAATGTACTAAAAAATTGGGAGAGTGTCCAATGAAAGAGAATCGTTTTGTTCATATTTGCTTCATAATTGTGGAATATACTAGAAGGAGTTATCGATTACATCACTAAAGGAGATTACCATGAGTTCAGCCACTCCAAAAGCCCGTCCTTCCCTAACAGAAGGTCCTATCGGGAAAACATTAATTCTATTCTCTCTGCCCATTCTACTTGGGAATGTATTACAATCGCTGAATGGCTCGATCAATTCTATATGGATCGGCAAATTCTTGGGAGAGCAAGCCTTGGCTGCCACTTCGAATGCCAATATCATTATGTTCTTCCTCATCAGCGCCATCTTCGGCATCGCCATGGCTGCCGTTATTCTCATCGGTCAAAACTTGGGAGCAAAGCGCGTGGAAGAAGCCAAGAAAGTCGTCGGTACAAGTACGGTCTTCTTTTGCGTGCTTTCTATTGTCGTCGCTTTGATTGGCCTCTTCTTTAGCTCCCTAATCTTGGGTTGGATGAATACCCCGGCGGACGTCAAAGAAATGGCTATATCCTACACCCGTATTATGTTTGCAGGCGTACCGTTCATGTTCGGCTTCAATTTGATTATGGCCGTTCTGCGGGGATCAGGTGATGCAAAAACACCTTTTTACTTTGCTGTTATCCGCAGTGCTGGATGTAGCTCTGAATCCGCTTCTTATTAATGGCTATGGTCCGTTCCCTAAGCTGGACATATCCGGGTCCGCCATTGCTACCTTTATCGCGCAGTCTGTCAGCCTTGCCTTGCTTATCCTCTATTTATATGGTAAAAAATACTTCCTGCGGATTACAAAACAAGATTTGCATATGTTGAGGCTTGATTGGTCGCTTATCCGTATTCTTGTACAAAAAGGGCTTCCTATGGGGCTTAACATGGTCGTTGTATCACTGAGCAACCTCATCCTCATTCATCTGGTCAACTCGTACGGGTCAGAGGCTACTGCTGCCTTCGGTGTAGCGATGCAAATCTCTAGCTACGTTCAGATGCCTGCCATGGCAATCGGCGGGGCGGTTACCTCCATGGCGGCGCAAAATATCGGAGCAGGGTTATGGGATCGGGTTTCCCGCATCACATGGACGGGCGTGCTGACCAACATCGTACTGACCGGAGTCTTGGTGCTGCTGCTGCATGTCTTTAACCGCGAGGCGCTTTCCCTCTTCCTGCCGATTGATGGCAAGGCGATTGATCTGGGGAGAGCATATTAACAATATCAGCTTGTGGTCATTTATTATTTTCGGTATTTTCAATGTTGTAGCAGGGGTTGTCCGGTCCGCTGGCGCGGTCGTCTTCCCACTTGTGGTCGCATTCATAGCGCTGCTGTTGATCCGCAATCCGCTTGCCGTGTATCTGGGGCATACCTACGGCTTCGACGCCATCTGGTGGAGCTTCCCGATCGGATTCATCGTAGCGGTGGTGCTCAATGTCATCTACTACCGCTTCGGCAACTGGAAAAAAGCAAAATGATGAGTGCCGTGAAGCCGGCATAACGAAGTAACCCCACAAAGTGATGCTATGCCTTTGAAATAATACAAGCACTTTGCGGGAAGCCCCAAAATTTAAAAAAGCCCTAGTGAAACGGTTCCCCGTTTCACTAGGGCTTTTTGTCGATAACTCCAAGATCGCTACTTGCCTCAATAGCTTTTCTCGAAAACTACCATTCTCTCCACTCCATCTATCGCGACTCACTATCAACATTAAATCTGAATGCTGACCGGCGTTCTCGAAGCGGCCGCCGAAATTCGGACACCCTGCTCATGAGCTTCCACTGTGCCGCCGTTCACTGAGCTTACAGAAGTAATCCCTCTGAGAATCAAACTCCAGCCTTCCGCATGAGCGGCGGACCCGGAGGAGACGATATCGATCGTATTTCCTTTACGCACAGCGGTAAGAATTGCCTCTTCTTTGGATTCCGGATGATACATGCGCGACTCCGCTCTATGACCATCCTGCAGCTCGAACAGATGATATTCACTCTGCGCGGGGTAGTCATAATCAGGTCGGTCGTCTACCTTCCCTACAGCCACTAGTGAATTCGGGCGAACATAAAGCGGAATGCTCAGATAGCTGTGTTTTTCTTTCAGCCATTTTCCACCTTCTACCCGCTTCCCTGTGAGGAAGTTCGTCCATACACCTTCAGGGAGATAGTAAACGGCAACCCCTTCTTCATCGAACACAGGCGCTACGAGCAGCGAATCGCCCAGCATATACTGCCTGTCAAGCGAATCACAGGTTGGATCGTCTTGGAACTCGAGCACCATAGCGCGCATGAGCGGCAGTCCTTTTCTGGAGGCATCCACAGCTTTGCCGAATAAGTAAGGCATCAGTCTGCACTTCAGCTTTGTGAAGAAGCGCAGCACATCGACCGCTTCCTCATCATACATCCACGGAACCCGATAGGAGCGGCTGCCGTGCAATCGACTGTGGCTCGACATTAGGCCGAAAGCAGCCCAACGCTTGTAGAGGTCCGCGGTAGACGTGCTCTCGAAGCCGCCAATATCATGGCTCCAGAAGCCGAAGCCGGACAGCCCCAGGGATAGCCCTCCGCGAAGGCTTTCAGCCATGGATTCATACGTGGCCGTACAATCTCCGCCCCAGTGAACGGGGAACTGCTGTCCGCCTGCGGTAGCGGAACGAGCGAACAATGCTGCTTCGCCTTTGCCCAGCTTTTCCTCTAACACCTCGAACACGACTTTGTTATACAGCTGTGTGTAGTAGTTGTGCATTTTGAATGGATCCGACCCGTCATAATAGACGACATCCGTTGGAATACGTTCGCCGAAATCTGTCTTGAAGGAATCAACTCCCATATCAACCAGCTTGCGAAGCTTGCCTGCAAACCATTCACAGGCCGCAGGATTCGTAAAGTCTACGATCCCCATTCCCGGCTGCCACATATCCCACTGCCAGACATCGCCATTGGGCCGCTTGAGCAGGTATCCGTTCTGCATCCCTTCCTCAAATAGATAGGAACGCTGCGCAATGTAGGGATTAATCCAGACGCAAATTTTCAACCCTTTGTTTTTGAGTCGCTGCAGCATCTTCTCCGGCTCCGGGAAAATCCGTTTGTCCCATTCAAAATCACACCAATGGAATTCCCGCATCCAGAAGCAATCGAAGTGGAAGACATGCAGCGGCAGATCTCTCTCCGCCATGCCGTCAATAAAGCCGGTTACGGTAGACTCATCATAATTCGTAGTAAACGAGGTTGTCAGCCATAAACCAAATGTCCATGCCGGCGGCAAAGCAGGCTTACCTGTCAACGTCGTGTAATTGCCGAGCACTTCTTTCAAATTGGCTCCGCCGATCAAATAATAGTCCAGATATTCCCCTTCAACGCTGAACTGCACCTTGGATACTTTCTCAGAAGCTACTTCGAAGGAAACTTGTTCGGGATGGTTAACGAAAACCCCATACCCTTTATTCGTGATATAAAATGGGATATTCTTGTAAGATTGCTCGGAGTTCGTCCCCCCGTCACGATTCCAGATGTCCACACTTTGCCCGTTTTTGACAAAAGGAGTAAATCGCTCGCCCAGCCCGTATACGCTTTCTCCTACGCTTAAATCAAGCTGCTCTCTGACAAATGTGCTTTCTCCGGGATGCTCGGAAATCACATAGCCTGCGTTCTTGAAGCTGCTGGACGTCAGCTTGCGTCCGTTGTAATCGAACTGCAGCTTCCACGGCTCGTGTCGGTGAATACTTGCTCGCAGCCCGCCGCTGATTAAACAAGCTTCGTGCTCGCTGTCTATGACCTCAACAGCATGCCCATCTTCGCTGTGAATGGCGAAATAAGGACCTGCTTGCTTTTTCCCCTTATGGTGAACAATTTGCACACGAATGACATCCTGAATCGGTGAAGACAGCTTAACCTCGATTAAAGGAGTGTCCAATTCGCCGGACCGGTCTACGATCGGTTTAGGGGGCCCGAACAGTGTGAGCGTCCGGTCTGTCGCCATTGCATCATGCACCTCTACCGGGCTAATAATCTGGTATCCTTTGCGTGTCATCCATTGGCCATCGCTAAATTTCATGCCGGTCATCTCCTTATCGATCCCTGTTATAAATATATTGATCATCCATGGTTCATCTATGTAAAATGATAATATCTTTAACCGTTGTTTGTCTTGCAGTATGCTGATCATTTGATATAACAATTTTGATATCCGGGATGTGAAACGATGGATTTCGAGGCTTTACACGAGGGCCGGATGCACGGCGATGTCCTGTTTCCTTTAAGCGTTTACAAAGTGGAGCTGGTCAACGGGCTGTTCTTCAGCTACCACTGGCACAGAGAAATTGAACTAATCTATATGACGTATGGAAGCGCGCTGTTTCATATCGGAACTGATACCGTCATTCTTCAGCAGGGCGAGGGCTTGCTGATTCCAAGCGGCCAGCTGCATGCCAGTTATCCCGACCAGGAGCAGCCCGCCTACTTTCATGCCATTGTTTGCGATCCCCAGCTACTCAGCAGCAGCACGTATGACGCAATTCAAAATAAATATCTCAGCCCCTGGCTCGAGCGGAAGCTGCTGCTTCCGGATATTTATCGTAGGCACACAGCCTGGGAGCGATCCGTGCTCCATTATATGGAGGATATGATGCGGCAATATGAGGGAAAGCCCGCAGGCTTCGAGCTGAAAATAAAAGCGGATCTGCTGGCCATTTTCGCCGAGTTGCTCCCCCATAGCGAACATTCTTCCGATCTACCGGGAATCTCCTCAGACGCAAAAAAAATAGAACGGATTAAGCCCGTTCTGTCGTATATCCGCGAGAATTACAAGGAGCGTCTTCCCCTCGGGGAGCTCGCAGCGCTCGTAGCGATGAGCGAAGGGCACTTCTGCCGATTTTTCAAATCCATCGTAAAGAAAACGCCGGTTGAATATATAAACTCCTTGAGAATTGAGCAAGCCATACGGTGTCTGGAGAACCCCCACACGAAAATTATCGACATCGCAAGCGAAGTCGGCTTCGAAAGTCCCAGTTATTTTATCAAAACGTTCAAAGCACTGAAGGGCATGACTCCGACGGATTACCGCCACGCATTCATGGAACAAGCTCGGAATCATGCTGACTAGAGTTGCAGCTGTTTGAATTATAGAGTTCGTCTACTGTTCGAATCCTGGATGCTCCCCGCTTGAACTAGCTGTTGACGGAACTCCACCGGGGATACGCTGCAGTGCTTTTTAAATGCTTTGCTAAAATAGTTCGTATCCTTGAAGCCTACTTTTTCGCTAACCGTCTGAATTCTGAGTTGGTCATCCGCAAGAAGCTCCTTGGCCTTTTCCATCCGAACTCTTAGCGTGTATTCATGTACTCCGCAGCCGTACATTTGCTTGAACAACCGATGAAGGTGTTCCTTGCTTAGATAAAAGGTATCGGTTAACAGTGAAATCGGAATTTCTTCGTAA
This genomic window from Paenibacillus hexagrammi contains:
- a CDS encoding TolC family protein, yielding MGSPSFTPAHLPNTPDEIANTPGLPAITDPVELSWTIMQNTAMNQMLQGLGALAGGMNTIISSQRAQMSTAVHQLDTDQRNSLLQSDEAEAGIRLMMIAQYAQLLGQKKQLDFMQEYQLVIEKELRRASMLEQQGLASLDAVQSAQKALAKQKDDIVTLTNNFRLALVQQCTDIGISYNPNQVLQDIEPIAIEPVKESDTITLLTNSYQMKMAGNNIDEAVWESGHSVTQNTYGDQYLGVNQALAGQKNEQTRLELTKKIQATYHDAQNAYQACLTAKRNVNDIQADLKKSSSATMSA
- a CDS encoding ABC transporter permease translates to MELRVGKLIAEEWMHIIKDRRLFAILFLVPIMYTLLFGSIYVHHKVTGMATVVLDQDQSPLSRQVIQAFEESESFQVTKELHTEEEVKQALATGSAKVGLVIPSDFEARLKHGETLPLLTLIDGSNMMISNSATKGANEVITTFSMGYSMKKLQLQQGLQDEQVMNTLSPIPYRYRIMYNSTFNYSDFMLYGLMGAILQQVLFLGIALTITRDKDNGTWERFAQWKRNPWRIAYAKTAPYFLINLCNTAVAFVVALYVFEAPMGGSLLTGAAVIVSFTFAVSGIGYLISLFSGNQLGSTQTAMLIAVPSFMLSGFTWPFEAMPKALQVVGHMLPLTYFLDGVRNIFIKGNDFTVIWKDCVALVLTGTITYFIALLLTRFVVFSKKQTVDAEADSVHALHQGTNLSA
- a CDS encoding HlyD family secretion protein, with amino-acid sequence MRFIRPMVYIGMAAVIGASAFLLTSKEAVSQTEAANQTHPTAYIEANEVSASFKVGGRVTEILVKEGDAVKKGQVLARLQSDEIAAKVEQAKAAVALAQGKIAEAKGASATAEAKKQQGIAGVAVTADTAEQQVAQAQAAVKAAQAKVDGLHNGARPEEKKQAEIQYQAAQEVFLLAEQNLGRLNAMLEEGLVAQADIDKVKASYQEAKMKRDLAEQQLNMATQGPREEEIRGAEALLEQAKAALSLAEANRETVKVRQGDVAAAEAAVQQAHGAIQSAESAENQAKAAQLEAETYLSYTELLAPSDGVILSQSAQVGELVGSGFPVFTMQSVEGRWAKFYMPETSLAGLKAGDKISMTMLATGEKLEGTVSTVAAAPDFAIKKATQSAGETDIRSFGIKVELGSLPEHTPTGMTLIWNGRSEG
- a CDS encoding TetR/AcrR family transcriptional regulator, coding for MDAKQILIMESAKKSFSLFGYKGTTMDQIAKIAGVGKATIYTFFENKEVLLHAIVQSLVAEMKAVAQQAIDQEQTTHERIHRAIYGILLFRKEHELLIQLSHEVQQYGNQVAQQALTSIEREVIDFMSQHIERAVSSGSMKPCDPKITAFIVFKMYVALVFDWEQHEPPLTDEKISELLNLYLMNGLAIS
- a CDS encoding EAL domain-containing protein; amino-acid sequence: MSDCMNCNRVEPIQDTGYVWLRPSAAFALNKMEQLGASHDFCAHSGSKAYYLHYEHKETLLDVFATLRRICTPEDIKEVSMLLTTSPDLEPPQTGWLHMDTYFSRMQHHDLVSIIQAKRFASYMQPIAATESNTVYGYEFLLRPAPDGQAFQPYQLFQVAQETGLHSFLDRAARISAIETSHAHLPKGLKRFINFLPSSIYNPNYCLSHTFEAIQRFDLDPADFVFEVVETEHIASVNHLRSIFEVYKRAGIQVALDDVGAGYSTIDVLNELKPDFVKIDRDLIDGCDLDLSKQHKIKQIVKASSAFGAKVLAEGMERKEEWEFCKMAGIPLAQGYLIGKPSAEKLQSDVIVIA
- a CDS encoding ATPase, whose protein sequence is MLRLGEKVIVIADSLEQNLPIGQYGYLIAYDRNADNVFDYVIRVPKDNKHYYVPASDIELEEVLLQEEAERIEREALIDYALATKNEELFRRIMNGEETDEQAETGKEVQSREDFMKQISLKAWI
- the yicI gene encoding alpha-xylosidase codes for the protein MKFSDGQWMTRKGYQIISPVEVHDAMATDRTLTLFGPPKPIVDRSGELDTPLIEVKLSSPIQDVIRVQIVHHKGKKQAGPYFAIHSEDGHAVEVIDSEHEACLISGGLRASIHRHEPWKLQFDYNGRKLTSSSFKNAGYVISEHPGESTFVREQLDLSVGESVYGLGERFTPFVKNGQSVDIWNRDGGTNSEQSYKNIPFYITNKGYGVFVNHPEQVSFEVASEKVSKVQFSVEGEYLDYYLIGGANLKEVLGNYTTLTGKPALPPAWTFGLWLTTSFTTNYDESTVTGFIDGMAERDLPLHVFHFDCFWMREFHWCDFEWDKRIFPEPEKMLQRLKNKGLKICVWINPYIAQRSYLFEEGMQNGYLLKRPNGDVWQWDMWQPGMGIVDFTNPAACEWFAGKLRKLVDMGVDSFKTDFGERIPTDVVYYDGSDPFKMHNYYTQLYNKVVFEVLEEKLGKGEAALFARSATAGGQQFPVHWGGDCTATYESMAESLRGGLSLGLSGFGFWSHDIGGFESTSTADLYKRWAAFGLMSSHSRLHGSRSYRVPWMYDEEAVDVLRFFTKLKCRLMPYLFGKAVDASRKGLPLMRAMVLEFQDDPTCDSLDRQYMLGDSLLVAPVFDEEGVAVYYLPEGVWTNFLTGKRVEGGKWLKEKHSYLSIPLYVRPNSLVAVGKVDDRPDYDYPAQSEYHLFELQDGHRAESRMYHPESKEEAILTAVRKGNTIDIVSSGSAAHAEGWSLILRGITSVSSVNGGTVEAHEQGVRISAAASRTPVSIQI
- a CDS encoding AraC family transcriptional regulator, whose product is MDFEALHEGRMHGDVLFPLSVYKVELVNGLFFSYHWHREIELIYMTYGSALFHIGTDTVILQQGEGLLIPSGQLHASYPDQEQPAYFHAIVCDPQLLSSSTYDAIQNKYLSPWLERKLLLPDIYRRHTAWERSVLHYMEDMMRQYEGKPAGFELKIKADLLAIFAELLPHSEHSSDLPGISSDAKKIERIKPVLSYIRENYKERLPLGELAALVAMSEGHFCRFFKSIVKKTPVEYINSLRIEQAIRCLENPHTKIIDIASEVGFESPSYFIKTFKALKGMTPTDYRHAFMEQARNHAD